Proteins encoded by one window of Leopardus geoffroyi isolate Oge1 chromosome X, O.geoffroyi_Oge1_pat1.0, whole genome shotgun sequence:
- the KDM5C gene encoding lysine-specific demethylase 5C isoform X1: MEPGSDDFLPPPECPVFEPSWAEFRDPLGYIAKIRPIAEKSGICKIRPPADWQPPFAVEVDNFRFTPRIQRLNELEAQTRVKLNYLDQIAKFWEIQGSSLKIPNVERRILDLYSLSKIVVEEGGYEAICKDRRWARVAQRLNYPPGKNIGSLLRSHYERIVYPYEMYQSGANLVQCNTRPFDNEEKDKEYKPHSIPLRQSVQPSKFNSYGRRAKRLQPDPEPTEEDIEKNPELKKLQIYGAGPKMMGLGLMAKDKTLRKKDKEGPECPPTVVVKEESGGDVKVESTSPKTFLESKEEMSHSPEPCTKMTMRLRRNHSNAQFIESYVCRMCSRGDEDDKLLLCDGCDDNYHIFCLLPPLPEIPKGVWRCPKCVMAECKRPPEAFGFEQATREYTLQSFGEMADSFKADYFNMPVHMVPTELVEKEFWRLVNSIEEDVTVEYGADIHSKEFGSGFPVSDSKRHLTPEEEEYATSGWNLNVMPVLEQSVLCHINADISGMKVPWLYVGMVFSAFCWHIEDHWSYSINYLHWGEPKTWYGVPSLAAEHLEEVMKKLTPELFDSQPDLLHQLVTLMNPNTLMSHGVPVVRTNQCAGEFVITFPRAYHSGFNQGYNFAEAVNFCTADWLPAGRQCIEHYRRLRRYCVFSHEELICKMAACPEKLDLNLAAAVHKEMFIMVQEERRLRKALLEKGITEAEREAFELLPDDERQCIKCKTTCFLSALACYDCPDGLVCLSHINDLCKCSSSRQYLRYRYTLDELPAMLHKLKVRAESFDTWANKVRVALEVEDGRKRSLEELRALESEARERRFPNSELLQQLKNCLSEAEACVSRALGLVSGQEAGPHRVAGLQMTLAELRAFLDQMNNLPCAMHQIGDVKGILEQVEAYQAEAREALASLPSSPGLLQSLLERGQLLGVEVPEAQQLQRQVEQARWLDEVKRTLAPSARRGTLAVMRGLLVAGASVAPSPAVDKARAELQELLTIAERWEEKAHLCLEARQKHPPATLEAIIHEAENIPVHLPNIQALKEALAKARAWIADVDEIQNGDHYPCLDDLEGLVAVGRDLPVGLEELRQLELQVLTAHSWREKASKTFLKRNSCYTLLEVLCPCADAGSDSTKRSRWMEKELGLYKSDTELLGLSAQDLRDPGSVIVAFKEGEQKEKEGILQLRRTNSAKPSPLASSTTASSATSVCVCGQVPAGVGALQCDLCQDWFHGRCVSVPRLLSSPRPSPTSSPLLAWWEWDTKFLCPLCMRSRRPRLETILALLVALQRLPVRLPEGEALQCLTERAISWQGRARQALASEDVTALLGRLAELRQRLQAEPRPEEPPTYPSAPASDPLREGSGKDMPKVQGLLENGDSVTSPEKVAPGEGSVVGIQPGAASNPACPRNPPDLELLSSLLPQLTGPVLELPEATRAPLEELMLEGDLLEVTLDENHSIWQLLQAGQPPDMERIRTLLELEKAERHGSRARGRALERRRRRKVDRGGEGDDPAREELEPKRVRSSGPEAEEAQEEEELEEETGGEGPPQPLPTTGSPSTQENQNGLEPALGATSGPSAPFSTLTPRLHVPCPQQPPQQQL; the protein is encoded by the exons GACTGGCAGCCACCCTTTGCTGTAGAAGTGGACAACTTCAGGTTTACTCCCCGAATCCAGAGGCTGAATGAACTAGAG GCCCAGACAAGAGTGAAGCTGAACTATTTGGACCAGATTGCCAAATTCTGGGAAATCCAGGGCTCCTCCTTAAAAATTCCCAATGTAGAACGGCGGATCTTGGACCTCTACAGCCTCAGCAAA ATCGTGGTGGAGGAAGGTGGCTATGAAGCCATCTGCAAAGACCGTCGGTGGGCCCGGGTGGCCCAGCGCCTCAACTACCCACCAGGCAAAAACATTGGTTCCCTGCTACGCTCCCACTATGAACGCATCGTTTACCCCTATGAGATGTACCAGTCTGGAGCCAACCTGGTG CAGTGCAACACACGTCCATTTGATAATGAGGAAAAGGACAAGGAATACAAACCCCACAGTATCCCCCTTCGACAGTCCGTGCAACCTTCCAAGTTCAATAGCTATGGCCGGCGGGCCAAGAGACTGCAGCCTGAT CCGGAACCCACGGAAGAAGACATTGAAAAGAATCCGGAACTGAAGAAGCTACAGATCTATGGGGCAGGCCCCAAGATGATGGGCCTGGGCCTCATGGCCAAGGATAAGACTCTGCGGAAGAAAG ATAAGGAAGGGCCTGAGTGTCCCCCCACCGTAGTGGTGAAGGAGGAGTCAGGCGGGGATGTGAAGGTGGAGTCAACCTCACCTAAGACCTTCCTGGAGAGCAAGGAGGAGATGAgtcacagcccagagccctgcACCAAGATGACCATGAGACTGCGGAGGAACCACAGCAATGCCCAGTTT ATCGAGTCCTATGTTTGCCGGATGTGTTCCCGAGGGGATGAGGATGACAAGCTTCTGCTGTGTGATGGCTGTGATGACAACTACCACATCTTCTGCCTGCTGCCTCCTCTGCCTGAGATTCCCAAGGGTGTCTGGAGGTGCCCAAAGTGTGTCATGGCG GAGTGTAAGCGCCCCCCTGAAGCCTTTGGCTTTGAGCAGGCTACCCGGGAATACACTCTGCAGAGCTTTGGCGAGATGGCTGACTCCTTTAAAGCTGATTACTTCAACATGCCTGTGCAC ATGGTGCCCACAGAACTCGTGGAGAAGGAGTTCTGGCGGTTGGTAAACAGCATTGAGGAAGATGTGACTGTTGAGTATGGGGCTGACATCCATTCCAAAGAATTTGGTAGCGGTTTCCCCGTCAGTGACAGTAAGCGGCACCTAACCCCTGAGGAGGAG GAGTATGCTACCAGTGGTTGGAACCTGAATGTGATGCCAGTGTTGGAGCAGTCTGTACTATGCCACATCAATGCAGATATTTCTGGCATGAAGGTGCCCTGGCTCTATGTGGGCATGGTCTTTTCAGCCTTTTGCTGGCATATTGAGGATCACTGGAGTTACTCCATTAACTACCTCCATTG GGGTGAGCCGAAGACCTGGTATGGGGTACCCTCACTTGCAGCAGAACATTTGGAAGAGGTGATGAAGAAGCTGACACCTGAGCTCTTTGATAGCCAGCCTGACCTCCTGCACCAACTTGTCACCCTCATGAATCCCAATACCCTCATGTCCCATGGTGTGCCG GTTGTCCGTACAAACCAGTGTGCAGGAGAATTTGTCATTACCTTCCCTCGTGCTTACCACAGTGGCTTCAACCAAGGCTACAACTTTGCGGAGGCTGTCAACTTTTGCACTGCTGACTGG TTGCCAGCTGGGCGCCAATGCATTGAGCACTACCGCCGGCTCCGAAGATACTGCGTCTTCTCCCATGAGGAGCTCATCTGTAAGATGGCTGCCTGCCCAGAGAAGCTGGACCTGAACCTGGCCGCAGCTGTGCATAAGGAGATGTTCATCATGGTGCAGGAGGAACGGCGACTACGAAAGGCCCTGCTTGAAAAG GGCATCACGGAAGCTGAGCGAGAGGCTTTTGAGCTACTCCCAGATGACGAGCGCCAATGCATCAAGTGCAAGACCACATGCTTCCTGTCAGCTCTGGCCTGCTACGACTGCCCAGACGGGCTTGTCTGCCTTTCCCACATCAATGACCTCTGCAAGTGCTCCAGTAGCCGGCAGTACCTGCG GTATCGATACACCTTGGATGAGCTCCCTGCTATGCTGCATAAACTGAAGGTTCGGGCCGAGTCCTTTGACACCTGGGCCAACAAAGTTCGAGTGGCCCTGGAGGTGGAGGATGGGCGGAAGCGCA gCCTTGAAGAGCTGAGGGCACTAGAGTCTGAGGCCCGTGAACGGAGGTTTCCTAACAGTGAGCTGCTGCAGCAACTGAAGAACTGCCTGAGTGAGGCAGAGGCCTGCGTGTCCCGGGCTCTGGGACTAGTCAGCGGCCAGGAAGCCGG CCCCCACAGGGTGGCTGGTCTACAGATGACCCTGGCTGAGCTCCGGGCATTTCTGGACCAGATGAACAACCTGCCTTGTGCCATGCACCAGATTGGGGATGTCAAG GGTATTCTGGAACAGGTGGAGGCCTACCAGGCTGAGGCCCGTGAGGCCCTGGCCTCGCTGCCCTCCAGTCCAGGGCTACTGCAGTCCCTGTTGGAGAGGGGGCAGCTGCTAGGGGTGGAGGTGCCCGAGGCCCAGCAGCTCCAGCGGCAGGTGGAACAGGCACGATGGCTGGATGAGGTGAAGCGCACGCTGGCCCCCTCGGCCCGGAGGGGCACCCTGGCTGTCATGCGGGGACTTTTGGTCGCGGGTGCTAGCGTAGCCCCTAGCCCTGCTGTGGACAAAGCCCGGGCTGAGCTGCAGGAGCTGCTGACCATTGCTGAACGCTGGGAGGAGAAAGCCCACCTCTGCTTGGAGGCCAG GCAGAAGCATCCACCAGCCACACTCGAGGCCATAATCCATGAGGCAGAAAACATCCCTGTTCACCTGCCCAACATCCAGGCTCTCAAGGAGGCTCTTGCTAAGGCCCGGGCCTGGATTGCTGATGTGGATGAGATCCAA AATGGTGACCACTACCCCTGCTTGGATGACTTAGAGGGCCTGGTGGCCGTGGGCCGGGACCTACCTGTGGGCTTGGAGGAGTTGAGACAGCTAGAGCTGCAGGTACTGACTGCACACTCCTGGAGGGAGAAGGCATCCAAGACTTTCCTCAAGAGGAATTCCTGCTACACGCTGCTGGAG GTGCTCTGCCCGTGTGCAGACGCCGGCTCAGACAGCACCAAGCGCAGCCGGTGGATGGAGAAGGAGCTGGGGTTGTACAAATCTGACACGGAGCTGCTGGGACTGTCTGCACAGGacctcagggacccaggctctgtG ATCGTGGCCTTCAAGGAGGGggaacagaaggagaaggagggtaTCCTGCAGCTGCGTCGCACCAACTCCGCCAAGCCCAGTCCACTGGCATCATCGACCACAGCTTCCTCTGCAACCTCCGTCTGTGTGTGTGGGCAGGTGCCGGCCGGGGTGGGAGCTCTGCAGTGTGACCTGTGTCAGGACTGGTTCCATGGGCGATGTGTGTCGGTACCCCGCCTCCTCAGCTCCCCAAGGCCCAGTCCCACCTCGTCCCCGCTGCTGGCCTGGTGGGAGTGGGACACCAAATTCTTGTGTCCGCTGTGCATGCGCTCACGGCGCCCCCGCCTGGAGACCATCCTGGCACTGCTGGTAGCCCTGCAGAGACTGCCTGTGCGGCTGCCTGAGGGCGAGGCCCTGCAGTGTCTCACAGAGAGGGCCATCAGCTGGCAAGGCCGTGCCAGGCAGGCTTTGGCCTCTGAGGATGTGACTGCTCTGTTGGGACGGCTGGCCGAGCTTCGCCAGCGGCTGCAGGCTGAACCCAGGCCTGAGGAACCCCCTACCTACCCTTCAGCCCCTGCCTCTGACCCTCTCAGAGAAGGCAGTGGCAAGGATATGCCCAAG GTCCAGGGGTTGCTGGAGAACGGAGACAGTGTGACCAGTCCTGAGAAGGTAGCCCCCGGGGAGGGCTCAG TGGTGGGGATACAACCAGGAGCAGCCTCTAACCCAGCCTGTCCCCGCAACCCACCAGACCTGGAGCTGCTTTCCTCGCTGTTGCCACAGTTGACTGGCCCTGTGTTGGAGCTGCCTGAGGCAACTCGGGCCCCTCTAGAGGAGCTTATGTTAGAAGGGGACCTGCTTGAGGTGACCCTGGATGAAAACCACAGCATTTGGCAGCTATTGCAGGCTGGGCAGCCTCCAGACATGGAGCGGATCCGCACACTTCTAGAG CTGGAAAAGGCAGAGCGCCATGGGAGCCGGGCACGGGGCCGGGCGTTGGAGAGGCGGCGACGGCGGAAGGTGGATCGGGGTGGGGAGGGCGATGACCCAGCCCGAGAGGAGCTAGAGCCAAAGAGGGTACGGAGCTCAGGGCCAGAGGCTgaggaggcccaggaggaggaggagctggaggaggagactGGGGGTGAgggccccccccaacccctgcccaccACTGGCAGCCCCAGCACCCAGGAGAACCAGAATGGCTTGGAGCCGGCACTAGGGGCCACTTCAGGCCCCTCGGCCCCTTTCTCTACTCTGACTCCTAGGCTGCATGTGCCCTGCCCACAGCAGCCACCTCAGCAACAGTTGTGA
- the KDM5C gene encoding lysine-specific demethylase 5C isoform X2, with protein MEPGSDDFLPPPECPVFEPSWAEFRDPLGYIAKIRPIAEKSGICKIRPPADWQPPFAVEVDNFRFTPRIQRLNELEAQTRVKLNYLDQIAKFWEIQGSSLKIPNVERRILDLYSLSKIVVEEGGYEAICKDRRWARVAQRLNYPPGKNIGSLLRSHYERIVYPYEMYQSGANLVCNTRPFDNEEKDKEYKPHSIPLRQSVQPSKFNSYGRRAKRLQPDPEPTEEDIEKNPELKKLQIYGAGPKMMGLGLMAKDKTLRKKDKEGPECPPTVVVKEESGGDVKVESTSPKTFLESKEEMSHSPEPCTKMTMRLRRNHSNAQFIESYVCRMCSRGDEDDKLLLCDGCDDNYHIFCLLPPLPEIPKGVWRCPKCVMAECKRPPEAFGFEQATREYTLQSFGEMADSFKADYFNMPVHMVPTELVEKEFWRLVNSIEEDVTVEYGADIHSKEFGSGFPVSDSKRHLTPEEEEYATSGWNLNVMPVLEQSVLCHINADISGMKVPWLYVGMVFSAFCWHIEDHWSYSINYLHWGEPKTWYGVPSLAAEHLEEVMKKLTPELFDSQPDLLHQLVTLMNPNTLMSHGVPVVRTNQCAGEFVITFPRAYHSGFNQGYNFAEAVNFCTADWLPAGRQCIEHYRRLRRYCVFSHEELICKMAACPEKLDLNLAAAVHKEMFIMVQEERRLRKALLEKGITEAEREAFELLPDDERQCIKCKTTCFLSALACYDCPDGLVCLSHINDLCKCSSSRQYLRYRYTLDELPAMLHKLKVRAESFDTWANKVRVALEVEDGRKRSLEELRALESEARERRFPNSELLQQLKNCLSEAEACVSRALGLVSGQEAGPHRVAGLQMTLAELRAFLDQMNNLPCAMHQIGDVKGILEQVEAYQAEAREALASLPSSPGLLQSLLERGQLLGVEVPEAQQLQRQVEQARWLDEVKRTLAPSARRGTLAVMRGLLVAGASVAPSPAVDKARAELQELLTIAERWEEKAHLCLEARQKHPPATLEAIIHEAENIPVHLPNIQALKEALAKARAWIADVDEIQNGDHYPCLDDLEGLVAVGRDLPVGLEELRQLELQVLTAHSWREKASKTFLKRNSCYTLLEVLCPCADAGSDSTKRSRWMEKELGLYKSDTELLGLSAQDLRDPGSVIVAFKEGEQKEKEGILQLRRTNSAKPSPLASSTTASSATSVCVCGQVPAGVGALQCDLCQDWFHGRCVSVPRLLSSPRPSPTSSPLLAWWEWDTKFLCPLCMRSRRPRLETILALLVALQRLPVRLPEGEALQCLTERAISWQGRARQALASEDVTALLGRLAELRQRLQAEPRPEEPPTYPSAPASDPLREGSGKDMPKVQGLLENGDSVTSPEKVAPGEGSVVGIQPGAASNPACPRNPPDLELLSSLLPQLTGPVLELPEATRAPLEELMLEGDLLEVTLDENHSIWQLLQAGQPPDMERIRTLLELEKAERHGSRARGRALERRRRRKVDRGGEGDDPAREELEPKRVRSSGPEAEEAQEEEELEEETGGEGPPQPLPTTGSPSTQENQNGLEPALGATSGPSAPFSTLTPRLHVPCPQQPPQQQL; from the exons GACTGGCAGCCACCCTTTGCTGTAGAAGTGGACAACTTCAGGTTTACTCCCCGAATCCAGAGGCTGAATGAACTAGAG GCCCAGACAAGAGTGAAGCTGAACTATTTGGACCAGATTGCCAAATTCTGGGAAATCCAGGGCTCCTCCTTAAAAATTCCCAATGTAGAACGGCGGATCTTGGACCTCTACAGCCTCAGCAAA ATCGTGGTGGAGGAAGGTGGCTATGAAGCCATCTGCAAAGACCGTCGGTGGGCCCGGGTGGCCCAGCGCCTCAACTACCCACCAGGCAAAAACATTGGTTCCCTGCTACGCTCCCACTATGAACGCATCGTTTACCCCTATGAGATGTACCAGTCTGGAGCCAACCTGGTG TGCAACACACGTCCATTTGATAATGAGGAAAAGGACAAGGAATACAAACCCCACAGTATCCCCCTTCGACAGTCCGTGCAACCTTCCAAGTTCAATAGCTATGGCCGGCGGGCCAAGAGACTGCAGCCTGAT CCGGAACCCACGGAAGAAGACATTGAAAAGAATCCGGAACTGAAGAAGCTACAGATCTATGGGGCAGGCCCCAAGATGATGGGCCTGGGCCTCATGGCCAAGGATAAGACTCTGCGGAAGAAAG ATAAGGAAGGGCCTGAGTGTCCCCCCACCGTAGTGGTGAAGGAGGAGTCAGGCGGGGATGTGAAGGTGGAGTCAACCTCACCTAAGACCTTCCTGGAGAGCAAGGAGGAGATGAgtcacagcccagagccctgcACCAAGATGACCATGAGACTGCGGAGGAACCACAGCAATGCCCAGTTT ATCGAGTCCTATGTTTGCCGGATGTGTTCCCGAGGGGATGAGGATGACAAGCTTCTGCTGTGTGATGGCTGTGATGACAACTACCACATCTTCTGCCTGCTGCCTCCTCTGCCTGAGATTCCCAAGGGTGTCTGGAGGTGCCCAAAGTGTGTCATGGCG GAGTGTAAGCGCCCCCCTGAAGCCTTTGGCTTTGAGCAGGCTACCCGGGAATACACTCTGCAGAGCTTTGGCGAGATGGCTGACTCCTTTAAAGCTGATTACTTCAACATGCCTGTGCAC ATGGTGCCCACAGAACTCGTGGAGAAGGAGTTCTGGCGGTTGGTAAACAGCATTGAGGAAGATGTGACTGTTGAGTATGGGGCTGACATCCATTCCAAAGAATTTGGTAGCGGTTTCCCCGTCAGTGACAGTAAGCGGCACCTAACCCCTGAGGAGGAG GAGTATGCTACCAGTGGTTGGAACCTGAATGTGATGCCAGTGTTGGAGCAGTCTGTACTATGCCACATCAATGCAGATATTTCTGGCATGAAGGTGCCCTGGCTCTATGTGGGCATGGTCTTTTCAGCCTTTTGCTGGCATATTGAGGATCACTGGAGTTACTCCATTAACTACCTCCATTG GGGTGAGCCGAAGACCTGGTATGGGGTACCCTCACTTGCAGCAGAACATTTGGAAGAGGTGATGAAGAAGCTGACACCTGAGCTCTTTGATAGCCAGCCTGACCTCCTGCACCAACTTGTCACCCTCATGAATCCCAATACCCTCATGTCCCATGGTGTGCCG GTTGTCCGTACAAACCAGTGTGCAGGAGAATTTGTCATTACCTTCCCTCGTGCTTACCACAGTGGCTTCAACCAAGGCTACAACTTTGCGGAGGCTGTCAACTTTTGCACTGCTGACTGG TTGCCAGCTGGGCGCCAATGCATTGAGCACTACCGCCGGCTCCGAAGATACTGCGTCTTCTCCCATGAGGAGCTCATCTGTAAGATGGCTGCCTGCCCAGAGAAGCTGGACCTGAACCTGGCCGCAGCTGTGCATAAGGAGATGTTCATCATGGTGCAGGAGGAACGGCGACTACGAAAGGCCCTGCTTGAAAAG GGCATCACGGAAGCTGAGCGAGAGGCTTTTGAGCTACTCCCAGATGACGAGCGCCAATGCATCAAGTGCAAGACCACATGCTTCCTGTCAGCTCTGGCCTGCTACGACTGCCCAGACGGGCTTGTCTGCCTTTCCCACATCAATGACCTCTGCAAGTGCTCCAGTAGCCGGCAGTACCTGCG GTATCGATACACCTTGGATGAGCTCCCTGCTATGCTGCATAAACTGAAGGTTCGGGCCGAGTCCTTTGACACCTGGGCCAACAAAGTTCGAGTGGCCCTGGAGGTGGAGGATGGGCGGAAGCGCA gCCTTGAAGAGCTGAGGGCACTAGAGTCTGAGGCCCGTGAACGGAGGTTTCCTAACAGTGAGCTGCTGCAGCAACTGAAGAACTGCCTGAGTGAGGCAGAGGCCTGCGTGTCCCGGGCTCTGGGACTAGTCAGCGGCCAGGAAGCCGG CCCCCACAGGGTGGCTGGTCTACAGATGACCCTGGCTGAGCTCCGGGCATTTCTGGACCAGATGAACAACCTGCCTTGTGCCATGCACCAGATTGGGGATGTCAAG GGTATTCTGGAACAGGTGGAGGCCTACCAGGCTGAGGCCCGTGAGGCCCTGGCCTCGCTGCCCTCCAGTCCAGGGCTACTGCAGTCCCTGTTGGAGAGGGGGCAGCTGCTAGGGGTGGAGGTGCCCGAGGCCCAGCAGCTCCAGCGGCAGGTGGAACAGGCACGATGGCTGGATGAGGTGAAGCGCACGCTGGCCCCCTCGGCCCGGAGGGGCACCCTGGCTGTCATGCGGGGACTTTTGGTCGCGGGTGCTAGCGTAGCCCCTAGCCCTGCTGTGGACAAAGCCCGGGCTGAGCTGCAGGAGCTGCTGACCATTGCTGAACGCTGGGAGGAGAAAGCCCACCTCTGCTTGGAGGCCAG GCAGAAGCATCCACCAGCCACACTCGAGGCCATAATCCATGAGGCAGAAAACATCCCTGTTCACCTGCCCAACATCCAGGCTCTCAAGGAGGCTCTTGCTAAGGCCCGGGCCTGGATTGCTGATGTGGATGAGATCCAA AATGGTGACCACTACCCCTGCTTGGATGACTTAGAGGGCCTGGTGGCCGTGGGCCGGGACCTACCTGTGGGCTTGGAGGAGTTGAGACAGCTAGAGCTGCAGGTACTGACTGCACACTCCTGGAGGGAGAAGGCATCCAAGACTTTCCTCAAGAGGAATTCCTGCTACACGCTGCTGGAG GTGCTCTGCCCGTGTGCAGACGCCGGCTCAGACAGCACCAAGCGCAGCCGGTGGATGGAGAAGGAGCTGGGGTTGTACAAATCTGACACGGAGCTGCTGGGACTGTCTGCACAGGacctcagggacccaggctctgtG ATCGTGGCCTTCAAGGAGGGggaacagaaggagaaggagggtaTCCTGCAGCTGCGTCGCACCAACTCCGCCAAGCCCAGTCCACTGGCATCATCGACCACAGCTTCCTCTGCAACCTCCGTCTGTGTGTGTGGGCAGGTGCCGGCCGGGGTGGGAGCTCTGCAGTGTGACCTGTGTCAGGACTGGTTCCATGGGCGATGTGTGTCGGTACCCCGCCTCCTCAGCTCCCCAAGGCCCAGTCCCACCTCGTCCCCGCTGCTGGCCTGGTGGGAGTGGGACACCAAATTCTTGTGTCCGCTGTGCATGCGCTCACGGCGCCCCCGCCTGGAGACCATCCTGGCACTGCTGGTAGCCCTGCAGAGACTGCCTGTGCGGCTGCCTGAGGGCGAGGCCCTGCAGTGTCTCACAGAGAGGGCCATCAGCTGGCAAGGCCGTGCCAGGCAGGCTTTGGCCTCTGAGGATGTGACTGCTCTGTTGGGACGGCTGGCCGAGCTTCGCCAGCGGCTGCAGGCTGAACCCAGGCCTGAGGAACCCCCTACCTACCCTTCAGCCCCTGCCTCTGACCCTCTCAGAGAAGGCAGTGGCAAGGATATGCCCAAG GTCCAGGGGTTGCTGGAGAACGGAGACAGTGTGACCAGTCCTGAGAAGGTAGCCCCCGGGGAGGGCTCAG TGGTGGGGATACAACCAGGAGCAGCCTCTAACCCAGCCTGTCCCCGCAACCCACCAGACCTGGAGCTGCTTTCCTCGCTGTTGCCACAGTTGACTGGCCCTGTGTTGGAGCTGCCTGAGGCAACTCGGGCCCCTCTAGAGGAGCTTATGTTAGAAGGGGACCTGCTTGAGGTGACCCTGGATGAAAACCACAGCATTTGGCAGCTATTGCAGGCTGGGCAGCCTCCAGACATGGAGCGGATCCGCACACTTCTAGAG CTGGAAAAGGCAGAGCGCCATGGGAGCCGGGCACGGGGCCGGGCGTTGGAGAGGCGGCGACGGCGGAAGGTGGATCGGGGTGGGGAGGGCGATGACCCAGCCCGAGAGGAGCTAGAGCCAAAGAGGGTACGGAGCTCAGGGCCAGAGGCTgaggaggcccaggaggaggaggagctggaggaggagactGGGGGTGAgggccccccccaacccctgcccaccACTGGCAGCCCCAGCACCCAGGAGAACCAGAATGGCTTGGAGCCGGCACTAGGGGCCACTTCAGGCCCCTCGGCCCCTTTCTCTACTCTGACTCCTAGGCTGCATGTGCCCTGCCCACAGCAGCCACCTCAGCAACAGTTGTGA